The sequence TCGCTGATACCGCCGCGTTTATCCGGGTCACCTTCTTTTTGAACGGGATCTTGCACAACGGTTCCACCGGCGGCGATGGCGCGTTTGAATGTCGCGTCCACATCCGGCACGTAAACGTGCATCCACACCGGAAAAGCGGGATAATCCTCGCCGGCATCGGCGATCATCACGATTGTATCGTCAATTTTCACTTCTGCATGCATAATGCCGCCATCGGGTGTTTCATATCGGCGGGTTTCCGTTGCGTTAAATGTCGCATGCATAAAATCGAT comes from Calditrichia bacterium and encodes:
- a CDS encoding VOC family protein; the protein is MKPNFKPQDYNSVSVYIMAADAQMVIDFMHATFNATETRRYETPDGGIMHAEVKIDDTIVMIADAGEDYPAFPVWMHVYVPDVDATFKRAIAAGGTVVQDPVQKEGDPDKRGGISDPSGNIWWISTQIS